The proteins below are encoded in one region of Acidimicrobiales bacterium:
- a CDS encoding glycosyltransferase: MKPKLLWVTDEVPDPELGGGSIRQYELLTRISDSAEIDLLLVGSLRNRDLRQALRAVHEVPPFQGPIRPALVRRLSDVRDVALLRTPMELRWARRTRELLDRHLGDTSSYSLVQVEHEWFAPLLPAQKRNRWAITLHNLISVRARQGAAVAHKRRVRWLLEGDADNAARLERWISRSYDVTIAVSDADAAGLERAVVVPNGVDLDRFNAEPIPSAPRLLFSGSFNYEPNVDAALWFCGEILPLVRHEVPMATVAIVGRQPDHRMRRLAAQRGVDTHFDVPSIRPYLSSARVVVVPVRIGSGTRLKALEAMAACRPVVGTPVGLEGLGLQQGVSAEIAADAEGVASGIVRLLTDDTYAEQLARAGRRLVEDRFSWDRIAKIYLEGVLTPFT, encoded by the coding sequence ATGAAGCCCAAATTGCTGTGGGTCACGGACGAGGTACCGGACCCTGAATTAGGGGGCGGGAGTATCCGGCAATACGAACTATTGACCCGGATATCCGACTCGGCAGAGATCGACTTGCTTTTGGTCGGCTCTCTTCGTAACCGCGATCTGCGGCAAGCGTTGAGAGCTGTGCATGAGGTACCCCCGTTCCAGGGACCGATTCGGCCCGCACTTGTTCGCCGGCTCAGTGATGTGCGGGACGTCGCACTGCTCAGAACGCCGATGGAACTCCGGTGGGCACGGCGCACCCGAGAGTTGCTGGATCGCCATCTGGGTGACACCTCTTCCTATTCGTTGGTTCAGGTCGAACACGAGTGGTTTGCACCGCTCCTGCCCGCCCAAAAAAGGAATCGTTGGGCGATCACGCTTCACAACCTGATATCAGTACGGGCGAGGCAGGGAGCAGCCGTCGCGCATAAGCGTAGGGTGCGCTGGTTGCTCGAGGGTGATGCTGACAACGCCGCCCGGCTCGAACGATGGATAAGCCGAAGCTACGACGTGACCATCGCTGTCTCTGATGCCGATGCGGCCGGCTTGGAGCGGGCGGTCGTCGTTCCAAACGGAGTCGACTTGGATCGCTTCAACGCTGAACCCATCCCGTCAGCACCCCGTTTGCTCTTCAGCGGCTCGTTCAACTACGAGCCGAACGTCGATGCGGCATTGTGGTTCTGCGGTGAGATCCTCCCGTTGGTGCGCCACGAAGTTCCGATGGCGACGGTAGCAATTGTCGGTCGGCAGCCTGATCACCGGATGCGGCGCCTAGCAGCGCAGAGGGGCGTCGACACTCATTTCGACGTTCCGTCCATCCGACCGTATCTCTCCTCGGCGCGAGTCGTGGTCGTGCCGGTGAGGATCGGTTCCGGAACGCGACTGAAGGCACTCGAAGCCATGGCGGCCTGCCGCCCCGTGGTCGGAACGCCTGTGGGTTTGGAAGGGCTCGGTCTGCAACAAGGAGTATCGGCCGAGATCGCCGCGGACGCCGAGGGCGTGGCTTCAGGGATCGTGCGACTGCTTACTGATGACACGTACGCAGAGCAATTAGCAAGGGCCGGTCGCCGCTTGGTCGAGGATCGCTTTTCCTGGGATCGGATAGCCAAGATCTACTTGGAAGGAGTGTTGACTCCGTTTACCTGA